A stretch of DNA from Oryza brachyantha chromosome 9, ObraRS2, whole genome shotgun sequence:
CAGTAGATAAAGGCacaaaacgtagattgaatgatctgaACTTTATTACTTCAACTGTTAtatacaaagtgcaccaacaacaCTCTCAAAATTATTGATCTAGAACCAACAACTATTTAActcaaattttctaattctaaatctcacaTAAAACACACCGAAAACATACATCTCGGTACCTatctataacaaaataaatatatcgaTCAGACTCGGACTACATCGCGGGCGCTCGCAGCCGCACGGCCGGCTGAACCAAAGTCCCACGCTGAACCAAAATTAAATCTCTTTCTATCTCCAAAGCTCACGTACGCCCGCACGTCGAAACCGAATCGATCGTGCCTTGCCTCCATGCCGCACGGCCCAACAAGCCCATACGTACACGTACGTATAGACCCCAATCTCTCTTGCGCACGTACGGAACACCAACCGTGCTACAGTCCGGCgcggtactgtagcacgtGTACTGTACCGCAACCCtatctctttctttccttttatttcTTCGTCCATTAAACTCTAATTTTAATCGGATTTACTTCATATTTTCTCCGGTGCTTACACATGTAACATATGAAGCCCGTTACAATTCCATTTcacacggtgttcctccaccataTGCCACTCGTATTTAATATCTTCACccggcatcctcgatcgtccgaaCCTCAGCTCCTACCTGAGCTTAGTCACGTTCTTACCACCGTTGAtcgatattgacctccgagaatcacgactTTATtctaaccatgtcacatgacatcccgaccatccagacctcggttcctccctgaacctagtcatggtccatCCTGATCTCGGTTCCTctctgaacctagtcatggtccttcACAaccattgaccacagttgacttcaagtcacctgcacacagagacaaaccaaccgttttcgGCCagagatatcgcaacctgagccacattagttacacacactctcACCAACACCACAactttttttcaatctaaCTTCTATCAATttataagccaattgttcatcacaaaatatagatcacaactatgatcttacaagtTACTCTTAAAATTTACTCcccccgtcccaaaataaatcaacttttcgGCTTTtatatacaatgtttaactcttcatcttattaaaaaattttatgattaattagatGATAAGACATGAATAGGACTATTAACGCCAGATTGTGGCAAATGGGCGTTATTGATTGAGACACGGTTGAAAATCGAATCCGATAGGAGGGCTCGAATCGGCTGGGAACAGGAAGCTGGACGCAAAGGGATTACAGTCGATAGAGTCCAAATCGGACAAGGATAGAAGTCCGATTAGGCCCAAAGCCTGGAGATAAGTTCAGTATTTAACCGTTAGTctgtgtagattaattaggatttatctcAGAGTTCGGTTAGGATTTTGTTAGTTAGAGTCCGGATACTGTAAGATTAGTTATTAGCGAATTCTTTTCCGGTTAGCTATTTCTCAGGGCTATAAATACAAGTGCCCAGGGTCTTTGTAAATTATCTCTCAATCAATttaacttggcgcatcgcctcaaatcttcgacttgcttgagctctcggcgcggggtttgtcagcttcctaagttcaaatttgtcaaaacccatcgatcaactaagacagaattgtctcgattaagttcgatcttctgctttgttgatcggcgggctgagcTCAATTATTGCTTTGATTTGTTCTGGCTTGAAGTAGTAATGGTTCTCGATCAAGGTCTCGCAAATTCTTCTGTCTACCCTGTTAGCACAACGCTGGCGaacttgattctgtctcggtttggtccgatcaatctggttggTGGGTTAGATTGGGAATTTGCGAGGGTTTACTGCTAGAgttttagccagcattatcttgagtaatctGCCGATTGGTTGGTTAAACTTgtcgatcttcatatttctatcGTTAGATTATGCTgaactgcatactgtctcggttaggtctgatctatgtttGAAGTAATCTATCTATAGAAATCTGTCCGATCGACTGAGTTTAGTAGATCGGTTGGTGGTTTACGCCGTTTTCCTATCTCATTATTCGCATGCTATGATATTTATCTGATGTTATGCGTAGTCATGTTTAGGTCTATACTGTCTCGATtgagttcgatcttctaggtttgGATTGGGCACGCATGCCACTGGgagttattgttttatgcaagtAATTAGTATATCATTTTAGTTTACTGTACAAATTACATGTTTTGTCTTATACCGGCTAATAATTTAGCGGATGATGAATGTTGGAGCAGTCTGATCGGCCGATTGTtcttaagactgtcttggttgggtccgatcttttaagattagttCGCTTATTGGCTTGTCTAGTATTTATCCTCCACATGACTGAGCCGATTAGGCATATTTGTAACTATTACCATGAAATTCCAGCAAAACCGATCGTCTAggctatcggctagggtcttGGAGTGATATCGGCTATCtagccgatagcgatttcggggttaattgttttctatgctatatcttatcagttacaggatcaaactgactgccACGCCCGATacttctaagaattaggtcctacACTAGAATGGTCTAAAAatgattcccaggcctacgtgtatgaccgttgattgttattttcagtgtcaacaagtactttacgtgtgattaattttttttagagtttcttgaatttttttcaaataagacggatggtcaaatgctcgacacaaaaatcaaaaaattgatttttttttgtgagacggagggagtaggagGGAGTATTGATTACGCACTATGAGACAAATGGTCAATACACAATTGTATTGGTAAAACTCAAGGACGCAATGTATTAAAACATGGCTGGAGCTGGTTGGGGGGTGTAATAGTTACTGCCTCCGTtccataatgtaagatgtttgactgttttttgttgtaacattttgaacattcgtcttattcaaaaatttagtacaaatataaaaatgacaagtcgtgcttatagttcttttgataataaagtaagtcacaggataaatagatgatattttgGAGGATCGAAATagagttaaacagacctaccagagtagggtgaatggtagagaaaaccaaaacccaaaaatctttcacggaataaaagattacctctgtcgaagaataTCTTGATTGTCTCGCTCCTATGCCaccgctaccttgatcgcgccgctcctATGCCGTCGATCAGATCGTCGAAATCCAGAAAGTCACTAGCGCCGATCAGATCGTAAGAATCCAGAAAATCACTAGTAGATGAAAGTCGAAGACGTAGATCGAATGAACTTAACTTTATTACATCAACTAGAATTTACAAAGCGCACCAACAACgctcctctcaaaattgttgatctagaaccaacaactattcaactcaaattttctaattctaaatctcacaaacAGCATACTGAGaacatacccctcggtctctatttataacAAAGTAAATCTATCAATTAGACTCGGACTCAAACTCGTCAAATGAAGCCACGTCACGCGCATAGACCGATCCACCCTGATCggtctcaaaatatatctcTTCCTGTGCTACAGTCACCCAAACGAACACTGTAGCATCAACCAACTAATCCTATATCCAAAAAGCAATAGCCATCGTGCGACGTACGACCATCGATTCGAACGTAAGCGCATATGCCTCTGCCCGCTACAGTAGTCCAATTACTATATCGTACTGTAGCAACTCTAGATCTCTTGTTTTTCTGATCTGGTTTTTTGAACCGATTTACTTCACGATTTTTCCCGTGTTTACACAACCAACACGTAAGCCCATTACGACTCTATTCTcacacggtgttcctccaccatgtgtcagctcgtattcaatatcgtcacccgGCATCCTCGATCATCCGAATCTCAGCttctccctgagcctagtcacgatcctaccgccgttgaccgatattgacctccgagaatcacgactTTATtctaaccatgtcacatgacatcccgaccatccaaacctcggttcctccctgaacctagtcatggtcctcgccattgaccacagttgacctcaagtcacctgcacacatagagacaaaccaaccgtttccgagcacaaatatcgcaacctgactcagaTTAGTTAGACACACCGACaccaatttataaaccaattgttcatcacaaaacatTGATCATGACCATGAACttacaatttttataactttttgaataagacaaatggtcaaacattgcacgtaaaaaaattaaacatcttgcattatgaaacgaagggtGTATAcgttaaaaacttttttattgcttaaaaatgaactaaaaggGAATGATCGAAGATGTGGCCACGAAACGTGCCACGCCATAAATCCAGAGAATCAATCAATTATACTGACTCACACACGTGCGTTGCCTATGTTGTTCCGAAGACACTATCTTGCCACTTGCCCAAAGTACAAGGGGCAAATATGTAGGCGACACAGACATGGATGAGATATCACACTGGGCCTAGAAATAATTAGGGCCCCTCAAtttaatgattatattattCAGGACAATGCATTTTAATTAGAGTTTTTTTGCACCCTtaaaatatctcgagatacatattcttaatgtAAAGGTTTGGTACCATGTGCATGTACATTTCGGAGACTAAGGATTACACTTTTCCTGTTAGTAATGAAATCGAATCATTAATTACATCAGGAGCAATATATTTGTGTACCTAGATCCTACTTTTAAGTTTTCTAGTCTCTTGAAATATCCACTCATACGGTTGAAGCGCATAACTCGAGAAGGAGCTTGCATGTGAGATTGACGAGGACCACGATGCAGATTGAGCGAAAAAGCATCTGCGACAGAGACCCCTTCCAAGAGATTTCAAAATACCCACGTCGATATCATTAGTTGGTACATATATTCTGTAATTTTTGGGTGAttgtaaaaagccaaacgatatatttgtatataaaataatttatgaataaaaattttatatacatattattagcGGTTAAGTctgacaaataaattttagtgcaaaacctcaaaattccaaaattatgtttgaaaattcagattttggtttataagaatAAGCATAATTGAAAATATGAGGATGTTTGTcgatatatatacttaatctaaagtaaaatttactttttgtaattagtaattaatatttactaTGGACAGGGTTTATTAAACTAATTTGTATTTAGAACAATAGATCAAATTAATGTTTCTGTGCATATGCCCTCGAACTGGCTGCGTTCCTTcgaaattattttcattttgcaTAGAATTTAATTCCTCGTAGTTGGGCAAGCTGGTAGCATGTTCAAATATTCCATAGTACTACATATGTAGCAGTGAAACAAGTTTATAGATCATAATGAGCGTACAGTGTACGCAAGTGAATTACAAGTACgaataaatatatgtgagTAATAGTAAATACACCTACGACGACGTATATGCACAATTATTCATGCAACGCAAATCCTTATAGTAGAACTTGCTATATTACCTATAGCTATAATTTCGTTGCGATGAACGAACTGTACTAGTTTGCAGGGACGATCGGGATGAATGGGGTGGCACACAACATCAGtggtgagcggcggcgcacaccCAGACCTGGTGCCTCCTCCATATTCACCTCATTGACACCCTCTGGAAGTGACCAGTCAAAGTGATAGAGTAAACTTGTGAACACCAGCTCTATACTAGCAAGACCGTAGTTGAAACCAGGGCACATCCTTCGGCCAGACCCAAAGGGGACAAACTCATAGTTGCTACCCATAAAGTCGATGGTCCCATCCTCAAATCGTTCTGGCACAAACTTATCGGCATCGTCCCAGTACTTGAGGTCACGACCTATGGCCCATGCATTGATAATGACACGTGACTTGGCTGGAATAGTATATCCATTGATCTCGCACACGTCGATGCTCTCACGTGGCACTAGTAGAGGCGCAGGGGGGTGTAGTCGGAGCGCCTCCTTGATCACCATCTTCAGGTAACGAAGGTTGCTTGCCTGAAGGTCAGCCTCCGTCACGGTTGCCTTTCCTTGGAATGCTTCTCGGATTTGTGCCTGAAGTTTCTTCATCACGGAGGGCTTACGCATGAGCTCCGACATCCCCCATTCCATCGCTGATGCCGATGTCCCCGTTCCACCAGCAAACATGTCCTACACCGGTAGATATACATGAGTTTAAAAAAAGgtcaagaaatatatatatcatatgtcattatattaattaaatcatggcataatatattttcagtaTTGAAGAAGGTATATATGTACCAGGATGATCGCCTTGATTTTGCTATTGTCAAGGTGGAATCCAATGCCACCTTTCTCCTGCAGGCCGATGAGCACATCCACGAGGTTCTCGTCGACGTTCTCGGTGCCGCTCCTGATCTTGTCGTCGCGGATGCCCTTCCTCTCGGCGATGATCTCCTCGAGGATGGCGTCCACCGTCGTGTAGATGCCCTGCAGGCTGCGCTTCATGCCGGTGAGCGTCGCCAGCACGCGGGTCCACCTCGGGAAGAGGTCCGGGATGTTGAAGCCGCTGGCCAGCCCGACGCCGGACTTGATGGCCGCCATGAACTCCGGCGcgttcttcctcttcttcccgaaCGCCGCCCGGGAGACGATGCTGTTGGTCACGCTGTGGAACATCACGCTCAGGTTCACCGGCGTGCTTGGCCCCGCCGCGCGGATCTCGTTCACACGCATCATCacctaataattttttttaaaatatttagttttctATGGTTGATACGCCATGTCATCAATAATAGCTGACGTTATTTTGGCACGTGCATGTGTGCGTCATTTTCAAACATATGGAGTAGGCACATTTTTGGTTATTTCCCTTACTAGATTGATCAGAAATTTCCCGTTTTGGTACTTAATTTGCCTAATAAGGAATTTATTCACTTGTGTGGTTGCACCAATGACGAAAGACCAACCTCGTCTTCCCTGATGTGGCGGAAGGAGAGGACGCGCTTGGGGCTGAGGATCTCGGCGGCGCAGAGCTGCCGGAGCTTGCGCCAGTAGTCGCCGGAAGGGGAGAAGAGGATGTCGGCCCACTCGTAGCCGACGAtctcgccggcgagcagctTGGGGCGCGTGGCGAAGTTGGTGTCGTGCGTCTTGAGCACCTCGCGCGCCATCTCCCTGGAGGAGGCCACCACCAGCGGCGTGTCCCCGAGCTGCAGCATCATCAGCGGGCcgtgcacggcggcgaggtcgcgcAGCTTGCGGTGCGGCAGCACGTTCACCAGGTGGTGCATGCTGCCGACCACCGGCAGCTTCCACGGCCCCGGCGGCGTGCGGGGGCGCTGCACCAGGAGCAGCTTCAGCAGCTGCAGCACCGTCACGGCTAACACGGACAGCAGCAGCGACTGGTAGAAGAATTCGTCCATGcccaccgatcgatcgaccagctacagctagctagcaatgCGAGCAAATCAGAGCAGATATATTTCACAACTCGtgcatatatgttttactCGATCGGTTTTGAAGGCGAGTTGGTGTTGCTCCCCCTGGGTGGTGCGGTATTTATAGGGCGAAATGGCGAACCGGCAGCAAGTAATGTCCCCGGTGAAGAGGATGTCACTGATTGTGACGCTTAAGTACAAGTCGTCTATTTGCCCAAATATTCACTATAACTTCTTagaccctttttttttaataaaatcaagTATCTACGTTTCGAGCGACCttaaatgaagatatgatCTACGTGAAAGTTATAGAGCGTGATCAAATTTACAACTTTGTAATTGATTACCTTTTTACTTCATATTAGGGCATGT
This window harbors:
- the LOC102719039 gene encoding premnaspirodiene oxygenase-like, with protein sequence MDEFFYQSLLLSVLAVTVLQLLKLLLVQRPRTPPGPWKLPVVGSMHHLVNVLPHRKLRDLAAVHGPLMMLQLGDTPLVVASSREMAREVLKTHDTNFATRPKLLAGEIVGYEWADILFSPSGDYWRKLRQLCAAEILSPKRVLSFRHIREDEVMMRVNEIRAAGPSTPVNLSVMFHSVTNSIVSRAAFGKKRKNAPEFMAAIKSGVGLASGFNIPDLFPRWTRVLATLTGMKRSLQGIYTTVDAILEEIIAERKGIRDDKIRSGTENVDENLVDVLIGLQEKGGIGFHLDNSKIKAIILDMFAGGTGTSASAMEWGMSELMRKPSVMKKLQAQIREAFQGKATVTEADLQASNLRYLKMVIKEALRLHPPAPLLVPRESIDVCEINGYTIPAKSRVIINAWAIGRDLKYWDDADKFVPERFEDGTIDFMGSNYEFVPFGSGRRMCPGFNYGLASIELVFTSLLYHFDWSLPEGVNEVNMEEAPGLGVRRRSPLMLCATPFIPIVPAN